One segment of Tamlana crocina DNA contains the following:
- the rplO gene encoding 50S ribosomal protein L15 has translation MDLSNLQPAEGSVKSQGKRVGRGQGSGKGGTATRGHKGAKSRSGYSKKLGFEGGQMPLQRRVPKFGFTNINRVEYQGVNLDTLQQLVDDKKINDTVDFETLFANRLVGKNDLVKILGRGELKAKLKVSAHKFTASAKAAIEAAGGEAVTI, from the coding sequence ATGGATTTAAGTAATTTACAACCTGCAGAAGGTTCAGTAAAAAGCCAAGGAAAACGAGTAGGTAGAGGGCAAGGATCTGGTAAAGGTGGTACCGCTACACGTGGTCACAAAGGTGCCAAATCGCGTTCTGGTTATTCTAAGAAATTAGGTTTTGAAGGTGGACAAATGCCTCTTCAAAGACGTGTTCCTAAGTTTGGCTTTACTAACATTAACCGAGTGGAGTACCAAGGTGTTAATCTTGATACCTTGCAACAATTGGTTGATGATAAAAAGATAAACGATACTGTAGATTTTGAAACCTTGTTCGCTAACCGTTTGGTTGGTAAAAACGACCTAGTTAAAATATTAGGTAGAGGTGAATTGAAAGCTAAATTAAAAGTATCTGCTCATAAGTTTACTGCTTCGGCTAAAGCTGCTATTGAAGCTGCTGGAGGAGAAGCTGTAACTATATAA
- the rpsE gene encoding 30S ribosomal protein S5: MFQKYKSAELVKPGGLDLKDRLVGVQRVTKVTKGGRAFGFSAIVVVGDEAGVVGQGLGKSKDVASAIAKAVEDAKKNLVRIPIRKGTLPHEQKGKYGGARVNIIPAAPGTGVIAGGAVRTVLEAVGVHDVLSKSQGSSNPHNVVKATFDALLQLRDANTIARDRGISLEKVFNA, from the coding sequence ATGTTTCAAAAATATAAAAGTGCAGAGTTAGTAAAACCAGGTGGACTAGATCTTAAAGATCGTTTGGTTGGTGTACAAAGGGTTACTAAAGTAACTAAAGGTGGTAGAGCATTTGGTTTTTCAGCAATTGTAGTAGTTGGTGACGAAGCTGGTGTTGTAGGCCAAGGTTTAGGAAAATCTAAAGACGTCGCCAGTGCTATTGCAAAGGCCGTTGAGGATGCAAAGAAAAACTTGGTTAGAATTCCAATTAGAAAAGGAACTTTACCTCACGAACAAAAAGGAAAATACGGTGGAGCTAGAGTAAACATTATTCCTGCTGCTCCTGGTACTGGTGTAATTGCTGGTGGTGCTGTTAGAACAGTGCTTGAAGCAGTTGGTGTACACGATGTATTATCTAAATCTCAAGGGTCTTCTAACCCTCACAACGTAGTAAAAGCTACTTTTGATGCCTTATTGCAATTAAGAGACGCGAACACTATCGCGAGAGATAGAGGTATTTCACTTGAAAAGGTTTTTAACGCTTAA
- the rpsH gene encoding 30S ribosomal protein S8 yields MYSDPIADYLTRIRNAVRANHRVVEIPASNLKKDITKILFEQGYILSYKFDDSTVQGTIKIALKYNKETKEPVIKKLQRISTPGLRQYAGAKELPRILNGLGVAIVSTSHGVMTGKQAKKENVGGEVLCYVY; encoded by the coding sequence CAGATCCAATTGCGGATTATTTGACACGAATTAGAAACGCGGTGCGTGCCAACCACAGAGTGGTGGAGATACCAGCATCTAATTTAAAAAAGGACATCACCAAAATATTATTCGAGCAAGGATATATTTTAAGTTACAAATTTGATGATTCTACTGTACAGGGCACTATCAAAATAGCGCTTAAGTACAACAAAGAAACAAAAGAACCAGTAATCAAGAAGCTTCAAAGAATTAGTACGCCAGGTTTACGTCAGTATGCCGGTGCTAAGGAATTGCCTAGAATCCTTAACGGTCTTGGTGTTGCTATCGTTTCAACTTCTCACGGAGTAATGACGGGCAAACAAGCCAAAAAGGAAAATGTAGGTGGCGAAGTTTTATGTTACGTATACTAA
- the rpmD gene encoding 50S ribosomal protein L30 codes for MAKIKVTKVKSAINRPQRQKRILESLGLSKIGQVKEHEATPSVLGMVAKVSHLVSVEEA; via the coding sequence ATGGCAAAGATTAAAGTAACAAAAGTTAAAAGCGCTATCAATCGTCCGCAAAGACAAAAAAGAATTTTAGAATCTTTGGGTCTTAGCAAGATTGGTCAAGTAAAAGAGCACGAAGCTACACCAAGTGTTTTAGGAATGGTAGCTAAAGTTTCACATTTAGTTTCTGTAGAAGAAGCTTAA
- the rplR gene encoding 50S ribosomal protein L18 has translation MALTKNERRLRIKNRIRKVISGTGERPRLAVYRSNKEIYAQLIDDLTGNTISAASSRDKDISSAKATKAEVAKLVGKALAEKAVKAGIETVSFDRGGYLYHGRVKSLAEGAREGGLKF, from the coding sequence ATGGCATTGACAAAGAACGAAAGAAGACTAAGAATAAAAAACAGAATCCGTAAGGTTATTTCTGGTACAGGAGAGCGACCAAGATTGGCTGTTTATAGAAGTAATAAAGAAATTTATGCTCAGTTGATAGATGACCTAACTGGTAACACCATTAGCGCGGCATCTTCAAGAGATAAAGATATTAGTTCTGCGAAAGCAACTAAAGCTGAAGTAGCTAAATTAGTAGGTAAAGCACTTGCTGAAAAAGCGGTAAAAGCTGGTATTGAAACGGTTTCTTTTGATAGAGGCGGTTACCTTTACCACGGTAGAGTAAAATCATTAGCTGAAGGAGCTAGAGAAGGCGGACTAAAATTCTAA
- the rplF gene encoding 50S ribosomal protein L6, which produces MSRIGKNPVAIPAGVTVDVKDNVVTVKGKLGELTQAFDTVEIKVEEGNIIVERSSDAKDHKAKHGLYRALLNNMIAGVSKGWTKELELVGVGYRASNQGQKLDLALGFSHNIVLDLAPEVKVETVSEKGKNPIVKLTSHDKQLVGQVAAKIRGFRKPEPYKGKGIKFVGEEIRRKAGKSA; this is translated from the coding sequence ATGTCAAGAATAGGAAAAAATCCAGTAGCCATTCCAGCAGGTGTAACAGTTGATGTTAAAGATAACGTAGTAACTGTAAAAGGAAAATTAGGAGAGTTAACACAAGCGTTCGATACTGTTGAAATTAAAGTTGAAGAAGGTAACATTATTGTAGAGCGCTCTTCAGATGCCAAAGATCACAAAGCTAAGCACGGTTTGTACAGAGCATTGCTTAACAACATGATTGCTGGTGTTTCAAAAGGTTGGACCAAAGAACTAGAATTGGTTGGTGTAGGTTACAGAGCATCAAACCAAGGCCAAAAATTAGATTTAGCATTAGGTTTTTCACACAACATCGTTTTAGACTTGGCTCCTGAAGTTAAAGTAGAAACGGTTTCTGAAAAAGGAAAGAACCCTATCGTTAAACTAACTTCTCATGATAAACAATTAGTTGGTCAAGTAGCAGCGAAGATTCGTGGTTTTAGAAAGCCTGAACCTTACAAAGGAAAAGGAATCAAGTTTGTTGGTGAAGAAATAAGAAGAAAAGCAGGTAAATCAGCTTAA